A single genomic interval of Pueribacillus theae harbors:
- a CDS encoding NAD(P)/FAD-dependent oxidoreductase, giving the protein MNETLLDVVIIGGGPGGLSAALVLGRSRRNVTVIDADHPRNAVVNETHGFLSRDGINPKELKNRSMLDLEKYDNTTMIKDEVVGLKKQNNTFIVTTKTGAVFYSKKVVVATGVVDDLPDIQGLREVYGTSVFHCPYCDGWERKDEPLAVFGSGEKLEDFTKLIYNISKEMIVFTNGAEENNNELKQALKRRSIPIVETPIKQLQSRDGQLEAIVTIDGRTFHRTGGFLAETGEKQAFCIPENLGVTLNKWGGYETGDHGLTNVEGLYVIGDAKNMFTGLIGSAAEGYEVGVAINHELAMEDWASM; this is encoded by the coding sequence ATGAATGAAACACTTCTTGACGTCGTCATCATTGGGGGTGGCCCTGGTGGTTTAAGCGCTGCCCTAGTTTTAGGACGTTCCCGCCGGAACGTAACTGTCATTGACGCTGATCATCCACGCAATGCTGTCGTCAATGAAACACATGGCTTTCTTTCAAGAGACGGAATCAATCCTAAAGAATTAAAAAACAGGAGCATGCTTGATCTTGAGAAATACGATAACACGACGATGATAAAGGACGAAGTGGTAGGTTTAAAAAAACAAAACAACACATTTATCGTTACGACAAAAACAGGCGCTGTTTTTTATAGCAAAAAAGTGGTTGTTGCTACCGGTGTCGTCGATGATTTACCGGACATACAAGGGTTGCGCGAGGTATACGGAACTTCTGTTTTTCATTGCCCTTATTGCGATGGATGGGAACGAAAAGACGAGCCGTTAGCTGTGTTCGGAAGTGGTGAAAAGCTGGAAGATTTCACAAAGTTAATTTACAACATAAGCAAAGAGATGATAGTTTTTACAAATGGAGCGGAAGAAAATAATAACGAATTAAAGCAAGCGCTTAAAAGACGCAGCATTCCTATCGTAGAAACTCCCATCAAACAACTTCAATCACGAGACGGCCAATTGGAAGCCATTGTAACAATTGATGGGCGAACTTTCCATCGAACAGGCGGATTTCTGGCGGAAACCGGGGAAAAACAAGCATTCTGTATTCCGGAAAATTTAGGTGTCACCTTGAATAAATGGGGCGGCTACGAAACAGGAGATCATGGGCTTACAAATGTTGAAGGGCTGTACGTCATCGGCGACGCCAAAAACATGTTTACCGGCTTAATCGGTTCAGCTGCCGAAGGATATGAAGTTGGCGTTGCTATCAACCATGAATTGGCCATGGAAGATTGGGCTTCTATGTAG
- the pstB gene encoding phosphate ABC transporter ATP-binding protein PstB, with translation MATIEKTETSVRDRLGQSSILEEAALETKNLNVYYGDSQAIKNISLPFYKNRVTALIGPSGCGKSTYLRSLNRMNDTIDGCKVKGEILYKGYDINHPKTNVYDVRKNIGMVFQRANPFPKSIFDNVAYGPKLHGIKKKGELLEIVETSLKKAALWDEVKDRLHHSALALSGGQQQRLCIARALALSPDVLLLDEPTSALDPISTRKMEELVGELKEDYTLIIVTHNMQQAARISDYTAFFYMGELIEFGETIQLFTSPKDKKTKDYVSGNFG, from the coding sequence ATGGCTACGATTGAAAAAACAGAAACTTCGGTCCGTGATAGGTTGGGACAAAGTTCTATTCTTGAGGAAGCCGCGCTAGAAACGAAAAATTTAAATGTTTATTATGGAGACAGCCAAGCCATAAAAAATATTTCGCTTCCATTTTACAAAAATCGTGTAACGGCGCTAATCGGTCCTTCCGGTTGCGGAAAGTCTACCTATTTGCGCAGTTTAAATCGCATGAATGATACGATTGATGGTTGCAAAGTAAAAGGAGAAATTCTATACAAAGGCTATGATATTAATCATCCAAAAACGAATGTGTACGATGTTCGAAAAAATATTGGGATGGTTTTTCAGCGGGCAAATCCTTTTCCTAAATCTATTTTTGACAATGTGGCCTACGGTCCGAAGCTTCATGGGATTAAGAAGAAGGGGGAGCTTTTAGAAATTGTCGAAACGAGCTTGAAAAAAGCCGCATTGTGGGATGAAGTCAAAGACCGTTTGCATCACTCTGCCCTCGCATTGTCAGGCGGCCAGCAGCAGCGGTTATGCATCGCAAGGGCCTTGGCGCTTTCTCCGGATGTTTTGCTGTTAGATGAACCTACATCAGCGCTTGACCCGATTTCAACAAGAAAAATGGAGGAGTTGGTGGGTGAGTTAAAAGAAGATTATACGCTCATTATTGTTACTCATAATATGCAGCAAGCAGCCCGGATATCGGATTACACCGCTTTCTTTTATATGGGTGAGTTGATCGAATTTGGCGAAACGATTCAACTGTTCACAAGCCCGAAAGATAAGAAAACAAAAGATTATGTATCAGGTAATTTTGGATAG